One window from the genome of Chroococcidiopsis sp. TS-821 encodes:
- a CDS encoding aldehyde dehydrogenase, whose amino-acid sequence MLAALSINDIIRKQRVYFQNGKTKDVEFRIEQLKTLKRAIQENTEGIVDALKKDLRKPELETYATEISITREIDYALKHIRSWVKPKKVRIPLEQLPGKGYIYPEPLGVVLIIGPWNYPFQLVIAPLIGAIAAGNCVIVKPSEIAPNTSAVVAQIIQKYFDPAYIAVVEGGIDISKQLLAEKFDHIFFTGGTAVGRIVMEAAAKHLTPVTLELGGKSPCIVDSDINLEHTARRIAWGKFINAGQTCIAPDYLLVHRQIKQQLLDSLQKVIREFYGEEPQQSSDYGRIINQKQFSRLVELLRDGKIVTGGSTDSRDLYIAPTIIDQVSLEMPVMQEEIFGPILPIIEYDDLSEAIAIINEKPKPLALYLFSRNRDIQQRVLQETSSGGACINDTVMHVGVSSLPFGGVGDSGIGKYHGKASFDTFSHEKSVLKKSFWLDLKWRYAPYAGKLNLIKRLIG is encoded by the coding sequence ATGCTTGCTGCACTATCTATAAATGATATTATCCGCAAACAACGCGTTTATTTCCAAAATGGAAAAACAAAAGATGTTGAGTTTCGGATTGAACAATTAAAAACTCTAAAACGAGCCATTCAAGAAAATACAGAAGGCATTGTAGATGCGCTAAAAAAAGATTTACGCAAACCGGAGTTAGAAACATATGCTACAGAAATCAGCATTACGCGAGAAATTGATTATGCTTTGAAACATATCAGATCGTGGGTAAAGCCCAAAAAAGTACGTATTCCCCTCGAACAACTTCCTGGAAAGGGATATATTTATCCCGAACCGCTAGGAGTTGTCTTAATTATTGGTCCGTGGAATTATCCGTTTCAGTTAGTTATAGCGCCTTTAATTGGTGCGATCGCCGCAGGTAACTGCGTCATTGTTAAGCCTTCTGAAATTGCGCCAAATACATCAGCAGTTGTTGCACAGATTATTCAGAAATATTTCGACCCAGCTTATATTGCAGTTGTAGAAGGTGGAATTGATATTAGTAAACAATTACTAGCAGAAAAATTCGATCATATCTTTTTTACGGGTGGTACGGCTGTTGGTAGAATTGTCATGGAAGCTGCAGCCAAACATCTCACACCAGTCACTTTAGAACTAGGCGGCAAAAGTCCTTGTATTGTAGATAGCGATATTAATCTCGAACATACCGCGCGGCGAATCGCTTGGGGTAAATTTATCAACGCAGGACAAACGTGTATCGCACCAGACTATCTTTTGGTTCATCGTCAGATTAAACAACAATTGCTTGATAGCTTACAAAAAGTCATCAGAGAATTTTATGGAGAAGAGCCACAACAAAGTTCTGACTATGGCAGAATTATCAACCAAAAACAATTTTCACGTTTAGTAGAATTACTGCGCGATGGAAAAATTGTTACGGGAGGAAGTACAGATTCGCGTGACCTTTATATTGCTCCAACGATTATCGATCAAGTCTCACTGGAAATGCCAGTGATGCAAGAAGAAATTTTTGGTCCAATTTTACCGATTATTGAATACGACGATTTGAGCGAAGCGATCGCAATCATTAACGAAAAACCCAAACCTTTAGCTTTATACTTGTTTTCGCGCAATCGAGATATTCAACAGCGGGTTTTACAAGAAACTTCATCAGGTGGCGCGTGCATTAACGATACCGTTATGCATGTCGGCGTTTCCTCTTTACCGTTTGGTGGTGTTGGAGATAGTGGTATAGGGAAGTACCATGGTAAAGCGAGTTTTGATACCTTCTCGCACGAAAAAAGCGTCCTCAAAAAGTCTTTTTGGCTTGACTTAAAGTGGCGTTACGCGCCTTACGCAGGCAAATTAAACTTAATCAAACGGTTAATTGGTTAG
- a CDS encoding TM2 domain-containing protein has protein sequence MQQVNSTVAYLLWCLCFFGICGGQRFYTGHVTSGLIYLFTFGFLGVGQLIDLAFIPSMVNRRNIYLRGLHAQQSIELNIGVTPRHNLQANASPSTASSPMQKLLLAAKKNGGQLSIAQAAMYTGLDPKEAKKLLQEAEKVGCAEICNDPVTGAIRYRFDV, from the coding sequence ATGCAGCAAGTCAACTCAACCGTTGCATACCTCTTATGGTGTTTGTGCTTTTTTGGAATTTGCGGCGGTCAAAGATTCTACACAGGTCATGTTACTAGTGGTTTGATTTATCTGTTCACGTTTGGCTTTCTCGGTGTTGGTCAACTCATCGACTTAGCTTTTATTCCCAGCATGGTGAATCGGCGTAATATTTATCTGCGGGGACTACACGCCCAGCAATCAATAGAGTTAAATATTGGCGTGACTCCTCGGCATAACTTACAAGCAAACGCCTCGCCTTCAACAGCATCTAGTCCGATGCAAAAGCTACTGTTAGCAGCAAAGAAAAATGGCGGACAACTATCAATTGCACAAGCAGCTATGTATACAGGGCTAGATCCAAAAGAAGCGAAGAAACTGCTGCAAGAAGCAGAAAAAGTAGGATGTGCTGAGATTTGCAACGATCCTGTAACCGGTGCGATTCGCTATCGCTTTGACGTGTAG
- a CDS encoding aldo/keto reductase, which yields MTLPASSRLQFTEDLNICRILNGMWQVSGAHGRINPQVAIQNMFEYKDAGFTTWDLADHYGPAEDFIGEFRRQLAARYGKTALSEIQAFTKWVPRPGRMTKKIVAENIDISRRRMDTETLDLLQFHWWEYRDRSYLDALKYMAELQEEGKIKHLALTNFDTEHLEIISRNGINIVSNQVQYSLIDRRPQVRMSSYCQQHNIQLLAYGSLCGGFLSEKYLNKPEPRGGELNTVSLRKYKNMIDAWGGWQLFQELLTTLKAIAEKHAVSIANVAVRYVLEQPAVAGVIVGARLSISQHIEDNAAVFSFALDKTDYEQIETILAQSRNLYQLIGDCGDEYRR from the coding sequence GTGACTCTACCCGCATCGAGCAGACTGCAATTTACGGAAGATTTAAATATTTGCCGCATTTTGAATGGTATGTGGCAGGTTTCTGGGGCGCATGGTCGCATTAATCCTCAAGTTGCGATTCAAAATATGTTTGAGTACAAAGATGCAGGCTTCACAACTTGGGATTTAGCGGATCATTACGGTCCTGCGGAAGATTTTATCGGTGAGTTTCGACGACAACTAGCAGCCAGATACGGAAAAACTGCTTTATCTGAAATACAAGCTTTTACAAAATGGGTGCCTCGACCTGGCAGAATGACAAAAAAAATCGTCGCAGAGAATATCGATATCTCGCGTCGCCGGATGGATACTGAAACGCTCGATCTGTTGCAATTTCACTGGTGGGAATACCGCGATCGCAGCTACTTAGATGCATTGAAGTATATGGCAGAACTACAGGAAGAAGGAAAAATCAAGCATCTAGCCTTGACTAATTTTGATACCGAACATCTAGAAATTATTAGTCGAAACGGTATCAATATTGTCTCAAATCAAGTACAGTATTCTTTAATTGACCGTCGTCCACAAGTGCGTATGAGTTCGTATTGCCAGCAGCATAACATACAACTATTGGCATATGGTTCGCTATGTGGCGGGTTTTTATCCGAAAAATACTTAAATAAACCAGAACCACGCGGCGGTGAACTCAATACCGTCAGTTTGCGAAAGTACAAAAACATGATTGATGCTTGGGGCGGGTGGCAATTATTTCAGGAACTACTCACAACGCTCAAGGCGATCGCAGAGAAACATGCTGTTAGTATCGCTAATGTTGCGGTTCGTTATGTTTTAGAGCAGCCTGCCGTCGCTGGTGTCATTGTTGGCGCAAGACTGAGCATTTCCCAGCATATCGAAGACAACGCAGCTGTTTTTAGCTTTGCTTTAGATAAGACGGATTACGAACAAATTGAAACAATCCTCGCGCAGTCACGCAATCTTTACCAATTGATCGGCGACTGCGGTGATGAATACCGTCGTTAA
- the rpmF gene encoding 50S ribosomal protein L32: protein MAVPKKKTSKSKRDQRRATWRRKAALEAQKALSLGKSILTGRSTFVYPSKEEEAEDEE from the coding sequence ATGGCTGTTCCTAAGAAGAAAACATCTAAATCGAAACGCGACCAAAGAAGAGCGACTTGGAGACGTAAAGCAGCACTGGAAGCGCAAAAAGCATTGTCTTTAGGTAAATCAATTTTGACTGGGCGCTCTACGTTTGTCTATCCCTCTAAGGAAGAAGAAGCTGAAGACGAGGAATAG
- the ureC gene encoding urease subunit alpha has translation MDRRAYAETFGPTVGDRVRLADTELIIEVERDLTTYGDEVKFGGGKVIRDGMGQSPISNADGAVDAVITNALILDWWGIVKADIGIKDGKIFKIGKAGNPYIQDNIDIIIGPGTEAIAGEGMILTAGGIDAHIHFICPQQIETAIASGITTMIGGGTGPATGTNATTCTPGPWNIYRMLQAADAFPVNLGFLGKGNSSQPQGLVEQIQAGVMGLKLHEDWGTTPATIDVCLSVADEYDVQVAIHTDTLNEAGFVEDTIAAFKNRVIHTYHTEGAGGGHAPDIIKVCGEANVLPSSTNPTRPYTLNTLDEHLDMLMVCHHLDPGIPEDVAFAESRIRRETIAAEDILHDLGAFSMISSDSQAMGRVGEVIIRTWQTAHKMKVQRGSLAEDTAANDNFRAKRYVAKYTINPAIAHGIAEYVGSVEEGKLADLCLWRPAFFGVKPEIVIKGGAIAYAQMGDANASIPTPQPVHMRPMFASFGGAIAATSLTFVSQAAKNLGISQQLNLKKRIVAVSGTRQLSKSEMKLNDFLPRIDVDPETYEVKANGELLTCEPATTLPLAQRYFLF, from the coding sequence ATGGATCGTCGCGCTTACGCTGAGACATTTGGTCCAACAGTAGGCGATCGCGTGCGACTTGCAGATACAGAGTTGATTATCGAAGTCGAACGAGACTTGACAACTTATGGCGATGAAGTCAAGTTTGGCGGCGGTAAAGTGATTCGCGATGGTATGGGACAATCGCCAATATCTAACGCCGATGGTGCTGTCGATGCTGTAATTACAAATGCGTTAATTCTCGATTGGTGGGGAATTGTTAAAGCAGATATTGGCATTAAAGACGGCAAGATTTTCAAAATTGGCAAAGCCGGAAATCCCTACATCCAAGACAACATAGATATTATTATTGGTCCTGGGACAGAAGCGATCGCGGGAGAAGGAATGATCCTTACCGCTGGGGGAATTGACGCACACATTCACTTTATTTGTCCGCAGCAGATTGAAACCGCGATCGCCTCTGGAATTACGACAATGATCGGTGGCGGTACAGGTCCAGCTACAGGAACAAACGCAACTACTTGTACGCCAGGACCTTGGAACATTTACCGAATGTTGCAAGCGGCGGATGCATTTCCGGTCAACTTGGGCTTTTTAGGTAAAGGAAATAGTAGTCAACCGCAAGGACTTGTTGAACAGATACAAGCCGGTGTCATGGGGTTAAAACTTCATGAAGATTGGGGAACAACTCCCGCTACGATTGATGTTTGCTTAAGTGTTGCTGATGAATACGACGTACAAGTCGCAATTCACACTGATACGCTCAACGAAGCCGGATTTGTCGAAGATACGATCGCCGCTTTCAAAAACCGCGTAATTCATACTTATCACACCGAAGGTGCGGGTGGCGGTCATGCACCAGATATTATCAAAGTTTGTGGAGAAGCCAACGTTTTACCTTCTTCTACCAATCCCACGCGTCCTTACACATTGAATACGCTAGACGAACACTTAGATATGTTGATGGTATGCCATCACCTCGATCCAGGAATTCCAGAAGATGTTGCGTTTGCTGAGTCGCGAATTCGCAGAGAAACAATTGCAGCGGAAGATATTTTGCACGATCTTGGTGCTTTTAGCATGATTTCGTCTGATTCGCAAGCGATGGGAAGAGTCGGAGAAGTGATTATTCGCACTTGGCAAACCGCACACAAAATGAAAGTACAGCGCGGTTCACTTGCGGAAGACACCGCAGCAAACGACAACTTTCGTGCCAAACGCTATGTTGCTAAATATACGATTAACCCCGCGATCGCGCATGGTATTGCTGAATATGTCGGTTCCGTAGAAGAAGGAAAACTTGCTGATTTATGTTTGTGGCGTCCGGCGTTTTTTGGTGTCAAGCCGGAGATTGTGATTAAAGGCGGGGCGATCGCCTATGCGCAGATGGGAGATGCAAACGCCAGTATCCCTACACCACAGCCTGTACATATGCGTCCAATGTTTGCCAGTTTTGGTGGAGCGATCGCCGCAACTTCGCTGACTTTTGTTTCGCAAGCCGCAAAAAATTTGGGAATCTCTCAACAACTCAACTTAAAAAAACGTATCGTTGCTGTGTCTGGAACTCGCCAGCTAAGCAAAAGCGAAATGAAGTTAAATGACTTTTTGCCTCGCATTGACGTCGATCCAGAAACTTATGAAGTCAAAGCAAATGGTGAATTACTTACGTGTGAACCTGCAACAACTCTACCTTTAGCACAACGCTACTTTCTCTTTTAA
- the dapA gene encoding 4-hydroxy-tetrahydrodipicolinate synthase, translating to MIDFGRVVTAMITPFKEDGSVNYAVAEQLAVYLAENGTDTIVVCGTTGESPTLSWDEEYELFQVILTAVAGKALVMAGTGSNSTKEAIAATQKAAKIGVHGSLQIVPYYNKPPQAGIYQHFKAIAQACPDLPIILYNVPGRTGINVHPDTVARLAEIENIVGIKESSGNLDQASEIRRITPSEFKLYSGDDSLTLPLLSVGGSGVVSVASHLVGTQLQSMIQAFTSGQIQAATQIHLKLFPLFKALFTTTNPIPIKTALRLQGWEVGSTRLPLYEEVGEVDRKIKKVLIEIGIL from the coding sequence GTGATAGATTTTGGACGAGTTGTAACCGCGATGATTACGCCATTTAAGGAAGATGGCAGCGTCAATTATGCCGTAGCGGAGCAACTAGCCGTGTATCTAGCTGAAAATGGGACAGATACAATCGTCGTCTGCGGGACAACTGGCGAATCACCTACACTTTCTTGGGATGAAGAGTACGAATTATTTCAAGTCATCCTCACAGCCGTAGCGGGAAAAGCTTTGGTAATGGCAGGTACAGGGTCGAATTCAACAAAAGAAGCGATCGCTGCAACGCAAAAAGCCGCTAAAATAGGAGTACATGGATCTTTACAAATTGTTCCTTACTACAATAAGCCGCCACAAGCTGGTATCTATCAACACTTTAAGGCGATCGCGCAAGCTTGTCCTGACTTACCAATCATCTTGTATAACGTGCCTGGGAGGACAGGTATCAACGTGCATCCTGACACAGTAGCGCGGTTAGCCGAAATAGAAAATATAGTAGGGATCAAAGAATCAAGCGGTAATCTTGACCAAGCGAGTGAAATTCGCCGGATAACTCCCAGTGAATTTAAACTCTACTCAGGTGATGATTCCCTGACATTACCGTTATTATCCGTTGGCGGTAGTGGTGTAGTAAGTGTTGCGAGTCACTTAGTAGGCACGCAGCTACAAAGCATGATTCAAGCCTTTACCTCAGGGCAAATTCAAGCAGCAACTCAAATTCATTTGAAACTTTTTCCGCTATTTAAAGCTCTATTTACTACAACAAATCCCATTCCTATAAAAACAGCGCTCAGACTTCAAGGATGGGAAGTTGGTTCAACACGCTTACCGCTTTATGAAGAAGTGGGCGAAGTGGATCGGAAAATCAAAAAGGTACTTATAGAAATAGGTATTTTGTGA
- a CDS encoding Mo-dependent nitrogenase C-terminal domain-containing protein — translation MNVSDYTTKILLSSWIGIDQAIAAANRPQQPLQPSNKHKCDMLQPLRQWINKIKVSDRKFAHRLCKLIPAQCPFERDLKLFGRTFHIPPMCKLNPLYEEVVGLRFRALCYLADECGEDITAYC, via the coding sequence ATGAATGTCTCTGATTACACAACAAAAATTTTACTTTCTAGCTGGATAGGAATTGACCAAGCAATTGCCGCAGCCAATCGTCCGCAACAACCGTTACAACCTAGCAACAAGCATAAATGTGATATGTTGCAACCGCTACGTCAATGGATTAATAAGATCAAAGTTAGCGATCGCAAATTTGCTCACCGTTTGTGTAAATTGATTCCTGCACAGTGTCCTTTTGAGCGCGATTTAAAACTGTTTGGTCGCACATTTCATATTCCACCGATGTGCAAGCTGAATCCCCTTTATGAAGAAGTTGTGGGTTTGCGCTTTCGTGCATTGTGCTACTTAGCCGATGAGTGTGGAGAAGATATCACAGCTTACTGTTAA
- a CDS encoding sulfite oxidase-like oxidoreductase, which translates to MLGKFFQKPGDAQSDRVPPGQYLTKGFPVLTYGQTPKIDIAEWRFRVWGLAKPATFTMSDFMALPQHEFTADFHCVTRWSKLDVKWIGVKVTDFMKLIEVDPKAVHVMEHCYGGYTTNLPLEDFVREENFFAHTLFGEPLPAEHGGPLRLVVPHLYAWKSAKWINGLEFLDREESGFWERNGYHRRGDPWAEERYSGFFGL; encoded by the coding sequence ATGCTAGGAAAATTTTTTCAAAAACCAGGAGACGCACAAAGCGATCGCGTTCCTCCTGGGCAGTATCTCACAAAAGGATTCCCGGTCTTAACCTACGGTCAAACTCCAAAAATAGATATCGCAGAATGGCGGTTTCGTGTATGGGGCTTAGCAAAACCTGCCACATTCACCATGTCCGATTTTATGGCACTGCCACAACACGAATTTACTGCTGATTTTCACTGCGTGACGCGCTGGTCCAAACTTGATGTGAAGTGGATTGGCGTCAAGGTGACAGACTTTATGAAATTAATTGAAGTCGATCCCAAAGCTGTTCATGTTATGGAACACTGCTATGGAGGTTACACCACAAATCTTCCCCTAGAAGACTTTGTCCGCGAAGAAAACTTTTTTGCACACACGCTATTTGGCGAACCGCTACCTGCAGAACATGGCGGTCCCTTGCGGCTTGTTGTTCCGCATCTTTATGCTTGGAAAAGTGCTAAATGGATTAATGGTTTGGAATTTCTAGATCGCGAAGAGTCAGGCTTTTGGGAACGCAACGGATATCATCGACGAGGTGACCCTTGGGCGGAAGAACGATATAGCGGTTTCTTTGGACTGTAA
- a CDS encoding ribonuclease J, producing the protein MNNKEKSAVKIIPLGGLHEIGKNTCVFEYDDEIILLDAGLAFPTDEMHGVNIVLPDMTYLRENRHKIKGMIVTHGHEDHIGGIAFHLKQFEIPVIYGPRLAMTMLEGKLEEAGVRAHTELRSVRPRDVVRLGSSFLVEFIRNTHSIADSFTVAIHTPVGVIVHTGDFKIDHTPVDGEFFDLHRLAEHGEKGVLCLISDSTNAEVPGHTPSERSVYPNLDRIFSQASGRLLITTFASSVHRISMILELAKKHKRVVSVVGRSMLNVIAHARNLGYIKCEDELLQPLHVVRSLPDEQVLILTTGSQGEPMSALTRISKGEHSQLRIREGDTVVFSANPIPGNTIAVVNTIDRLMMQGAKVIYGKEKGIHVSGHGCQEDQKLILALTKPKFFLPVHGEYRMLVKHAETAQSMGIPPENMVIIRNGDVVEVSQDSIQIAGKVPSGIELVDTSGSGMVSGTVLKERQQLAEEGIVTVAAAVDWHGKLMTKPEVHLRGVAISIERSLLQKWVQERIENFLHYRWSDFAQAANGEQPEVDWLGLQGQLERELYREIRRELQCQPSITLLLQTPDEPVKVTDGRRRRRTATQVAS; encoded by the coding sequence ATGAACAACAAAGAAAAATCAGCAGTCAAAATTATTCCCCTTGGTGGGCTACACGAAATTGGTAAAAACACTTGTGTTTTTGAATACGATGATGAAATTATTCTATTAGATGCAGGGCTAGCGTTTCCTACCGATGAAATGCATGGCGTCAATATTGTGCTGCCAGACATGACATATCTGCGAGAAAATCGGCACAAAATCAAAGGTATGATCGTGACGCACGGTCATGAAGACCATATCGGCGGAATCGCGTTTCACCTCAAGCAATTTGAAATTCCCGTAATCTACGGTCCCCGCCTAGCAATGACAATGCTAGAGGGCAAGCTTGAAGAAGCAGGCGTTCGCGCTCATACTGAACTAAGAAGCGTACGCCCCCGCGATGTTGTGCGCCTAGGCTCCTCTTTTTTAGTCGAGTTTATTCGCAATACGCACTCAATTGCTGATAGCTTTACAGTCGCAATTCATACTCCAGTAGGCGTGATCGTTCATACAGGAGACTTCAAAATTGACCATACTCCGGTAGATGGCGAATTCTTCGATTTACACCGCCTTGCAGAACATGGAGAAAAAGGAGTTCTCTGCTTAATTAGCGACTCGACCAATGCAGAAGTTCCTGGACACACGCCCTCAGAACGCTCAGTTTATCCTAACTTAGACCGCATTTTTAGCCAAGCATCAGGACGACTTTTAATCACAACGTTTGCTTCCTCGGTACATCGCATCAGCATGATTTTAGAGTTAGCAAAAAAGCACAAGCGTGTCGTCTCAGTCGTTGGGCGTTCGATGTTAAATGTGATTGCCCACGCGCGAAACTTAGGCTATATCAAATGCGAAGATGAGCTTTTACAACCGTTGCATGTTGTGCGATCGCTTCCTGACGAGCAAGTACTCATTCTCACCACAGGCTCTCAAGGCGAACCAATGTCAGCCTTAACGCGGATTTCGAAAGGCGAACATTCGCAGCTGCGTATCCGTGAGGGCGATACTGTTGTCTTCTCAGCTAATCCCATTCCAGGCAATACAATTGCTGTTGTCAATACGATAGATCGCCTGATGATGCAGGGAGCCAAAGTCATTTATGGTAAAGAGAAAGGAATTCATGTTTCGGGTCACGGATGTCAGGAAGACCAAAAGCTGATATTAGCACTGACAAAACCGAAGTTCTTTCTACCCGTACACGGCGAGTACCGAATGCTGGTAAAGCACGCCGAAACTGCACAAAGCATGGGAATTCCACCAGAAAACATGGTAATTATCCGTAACGGCGATGTTGTCGAAGTTTCTCAAGACTCGATTCAAATTGCAGGTAAAGTGCCATCAGGAATCGAGTTAGTCGATACATCTGGTTCTGGAATGGTCAGTGGTACGGTTCTTAAAGAACGTCAGCAGCTTGCTGAAGAAGGAATCGTTACCGTCGCCGCAGCTGTAGATTGGCATGGAAAATTGATGACCAAGCCTGAAGTTCACCTACGAGGTGTAGCGATCTCAATCGAGCGATCGCTACTGCAAAAATGGGTACAAGAGCGTATCGAAAACTTCTTACACTATCGTTGGTCGGACTTTGCACAAGCAGCTAACGGGGAACAACCTGAAGTTGATTGGCTGGGACTTCAAGGACAACTCGAACGCGAACTTTATCGCGAAATTCGGCGCGAACTTCAGTGTCAACCGTCTATTACCTTGTTACTACAGACTCCTGACGAACCAGTAAAAGTTACTGACGGTAGACGCCGCCGCCGTACAGCTACCCAAGTAGCCTCATAA
- a CDS encoding hybrid sensor histidine kinase/response regulator gives MCSQPSRDNILVVDDSPDNVFLIQTILEEEGYTISTAEDGSTALRLVEQSPPQLVLLDVMMPGMDGFEVTQRIRRNSQLPFIPILLITAYDQPSVAQGLDMGADDFIRKPVEVDELLARVRSLLRLKHSVDERDQIARQREDFVSRLTHDLRTPLVAADRMLALFQQGALGELSPTMKEAIATMARSNQNLLQMVNTLLEVYRFEADRKVLNFMPIDLQEILAEVVKELEPLAQEKNLPLQLDVESQDNPKVIGDRLEIHRLFTNLVGNAIKFTDSGSVTVRIKPSNKAADKYITIEVADTGTGIPQEEQATLFERFRQGSHKRSGSGLGLYLSRRIVEAHQGTIEVRSTPGQGSVFSVDLPITQ, from the coding sequence ATGTGCTCCCAACCTTCTCGTGACAATATTCTTGTTGTAGACGATTCTCCGGATAATGTTTTCTTGATTCAAACGATCTTAGAAGAAGAAGGATATACAATTTCCACTGCTGAGGATGGCTCAACCGCCCTAAGACTAGTGGAACAATCTCCACCACAATTGGTACTTTTGGATGTAATGATGCCAGGAATGGACGGGTTTGAGGTGACACAACGCATCCGGCGTAATAGTCAGCTACCGTTTATCCCTATTTTGCTAATCACAGCCTACGACCAGCCGAGTGTAGCGCAAGGGCTAGACATGGGCGCAGACGATTTTATTCGTAAACCCGTAGAAGTTGATGAATTACTAGCACGCGTGCGATCGCTATTACGGCTAAAGCATAGTGTAGACGAGCGCGATCAAATAGCCCGCCAGCGAGAAGACTTTGTGTCTCGTCTGACGCATGATTTACGGACTCCGCTTGTCGCTGCAGATAGAATGCTAGCACTGTTTCAACAAGGTGCCTTGGGAGAACTTTCGCCGACAATGAAGGAAGCGATTGCGACAATGGCACGAAGTAATCAAAACTTGTTGCAAATGGTGAATACTCTACTAGAGGTGTACCGCTTTGAGGCAGATCGTAAAGTTTTAAACTTCATGCCGATCGACTTACAAGAAATTCTCGCAGAAGTTGTCAAGGAGTTAGAACCTCTAGCACAAGAAAAAAATCTCCCACTTCAACTTGACGTGGAGTCTCAAGATAATCCAAAAGTCATCGGCGATCGCTTGGAAATTCACCGTTTATTTACAAACTTAGTGGGAAACGCTATTAAATTTACCGATTCTGGTTCTGTAACCGTACGCATAAAACCATCAAATAAAGCTGCAGATAAATACATAACCATCGAGGTTGCAGACACTGGTACAGGTATTCCTCAGGAAGAACAAGCTACCTTATTTGAACGATTTCGCCAAGGAAGTCACAAACGTTCTGGTAGTGGTTTAGGACTTTATCTTTCTCGTAGAATTGTAGAAGCTCACCAGGGTACAATCGAGGTCAGATCGACGCCTGGGCAAGGTAGCGTGTTTAGTGTTGACTTACCAATTACTCAGTAA